The sequence CGTAAGCGCTGACACTGATCCAATGTACGAGTGATGGAAGATTTGGAATTGCACCTTTATAAAGTCTTAACCAAAAGGAGAAAATCTGCAACAGGGATTCGTATTTTGCTTCCTCCAAAACCGCCGCGCCCATGCTCGTCAGCTTAAGCCTCTGCCCTTCTTCCGCAATCCATCGCCGGTAGCGCGCATAATCGTACAGGAGAGCCAGCCTTGGCGGGTAATGCTCGCAGGCTCTGCCGTAGCCGAACCTCCAGCCCCCTTTGGTCAGCAGCGGTTCGGAAATATGCAGGCTGTTCATCAGCTGCTGCTGGCATCTTCTGTACATAGCGCCTTCCAGATTCAATTCCGGCTCGTTCTCCAAGACAAAACGCAGAAGGGTCAGCAAATCGGCAGCGGCTAGCTCACCTTCCTCCCTGTATACACCCGGTTCCCCGCTTATTTCCAGCCCTTCCTTAATCCTTACCGCCATCCGGTCACGGAAGCGTTCCTTAAGATCTTTGGGAACTTGAAACAAGTATTTGGTGTGCTGAGATGCACCGTTAAAGAGCCACCCCCCGTTTTTGAACCGGGTTACCATCTCACGAAAGCCTCCGTTAGTTCCAGGCTGGGTCTCGAATGACGACGCTCTCGCTGCGGCAAGCAAATCCTCAAGTGTAAGATAGCTTCTTTCATCAAACAGCAGGGTATTCAGAAACCGCAAATCGTCTTGTGTGCATTCCCTCACTTGCGCTTCCATAAAGTCTTTGCTTCCAAGCGTTATGAGCAGGGTCTGAATAAGGTCATGCTTGGAATTTTGCTTACATTCGCACCGGTAACGGCCTGCTATGGCCGTCAACTGACTCATGTCCGCAAAGCTGAGCATATCCGCCAGATTCATCTTCATCGCCTCGCCGTTTTAATACCATTATGGGATGAATGGCTTTTTTTATTCCATTTTTCGTAAAAAAAATAACCCGAAGGCTATCGGGTTAACGCTGGTTTTGCAGGATATGCCGGCTACAGTTATACAGGAGCGGGTTCCATTCCTTGTCTTTCTTCTCCAGAATCGTAAGGGAAAGATTGCCGATCCGCTGGGTGTATTTGTCCTTATAAAGCGCGATATAGAGTTGGGCGAGAAATCCTCCATGCGACACAACGAGCACATTCCGGTCCGAATGCTTCGCCGATAAGTCCTCCATAAAAGCAAGCCCCCGCGCCTGAAGCTGTTCATCCTTCTCTTGGCCGAATTCCTGCTGGTTCCAGTTCTTTCCCCATCTTGCTTCACGCTCAGCGGCTGTAAGCCCCTCTACCTGTCCGTATGCGCGTTCTCTGATACGCTCGTCTGCCTCAAGGAGCGGAAGTCCGAGTCTTCCGGCAATAATTCTCCCCGTTTCTTCCGCACGGGAAAGGTTGCTAGTAATGCAGTAATCCCAGCGGTATGGCTCGCGCAGAAGCCGCTCCGCGAGCAGCTCCGCCTGTCTGCGGCCCTCGCCGTTAAGCGGGATATCGCTTTGCCCTTGAATCCTGCCAACAGCGTTCCAATCCGTCTGGCCATGGCGTATCAAGCCCATCAACATAAGTAAACTCCCATCCTTTTCCGTATATTTTTTCTTACTGTAACATGGATGAGCTTAAATGTCTCCAAGTTTGGGCGTATTAATGCAGCAAAAGAGCCCTCTTGACTGTCTAAGAGAGCTCTTTCAATGCCTGCGGTACCGGTTCAGCCGGGTAAGCGAAAAGATGGACAAGCCTACTCCCAGCATCGACAGCATCATCCAGTATTCCGGATGGGTTGGCCCCATGGTGACGACAAGAGGCTCGATAATCTGGCTGCCGCTGGAAGCGACCGGATAAACGGATTGCCAATCATTGGACGAACCGGCAATCCCGGTTGGCATAATGCCGCTCTGCGCCATGGTGGTGTTACCCGGCGTCTGCACCATTGTATAGTAGATGAAGCTGCACAGAAACACCGCCAGAAAACAGGCGATCCACAGGCTGATCCGCCGCCGGAAGATACCGGTTTTGCCAGCCGACTTGCCGTCCCCCGGCATCAGCCAGGGGCTTTCCAAATAAATCCGTTCCATCACCCGGGCGTTAATGGCCTCGGCGCGTTCCTCGCTCACCTCAGACTTCATGTCTTTGATCAGCCAGCGGCTTTCTTCCCACATCTCCCATTCGGCTGCGCAGTAGGAACAGCCGGAGATGTGCTGCATTAGACTTATTCGCTCCGGTTTATCGGGAGGAGCATCCCAAAGAAGCGGAATCAGATTCTGCGCTTCTCTGCAGTTCATTGGCTTTTCATCCTCTCAAGCTGTTGTTCATAAGCGGGTTCGTAAAAATAGGATTCAAGCTGAAGCTTAACGCTGCTTCTCGCACGGAACAGCAGCGATTTGACCGAGCTGACGCTCTGATCAAGAATATTTGCGATTTCCTGGTAGTCCATTTGGTCGTACTCCCGCAGAATCAGCGCGGACCGCTGTTTTTCCGGGAGATTGTTGATGGCTTTACGCACAAGGTTCATTCGTTCATTGCGCAGCACGGCCTGCTCTGGAGCCACTTCCAGCGGTGCGACCGGCGTATAGCCGCTTTCTTCAAGCGATACATTCCCCCCGCGGTTCTTGCGAAGCTCGCTAAGCACGGTATTGCGCGCGATGGTGTACAGCCATGTGGAAAAGGACGCGTCTACCTCACGAAAGGAATGAAGGCTGCGGAAGGCCTTGTAGAACGTTTCCGAACAGAGATCTTCGGCGATAAGCTCCATTTGGGAATTTTTCAACATATGATAGACAAATGCCAGTATTTTGCGTTGATAGCGTCGCATGAGTTCTGAATAAAGTTCTGTATTTCCTTGCTTGATTTGTTGGATTAACTGGGAATCCGTCATGGTGGGCGTTTCCTCCTCGCCATAGCGCGTTATATCCCGTTCGTATGTACCCATTATTACCGAACAGGACCCAAAAAGTTGCGGTCATTTCTGAAAAAAATCTGATTTTCATACAGTTTCTATGTATATTCATTAAGACCAACGATAAGCTGCGGAATTTCGGACATTTTGGTTACAGCTGGCAACTCTATAAAAATACTTTTCCTATTGTACCACAATTCGGTTTCCAATGACATTAATAGACTTATGACTCTAGTCCTGATTTACCTCACGAGCTTCCTCTTCGACAAGAGGCGAATCATCGGTTATTCTGCTCCCTAGATTTATCGGCTGTATCCAGACAGAAGTGAAGCATTGCGAATATCGAACAAAAACTTTTTTGAAAGCGTTGACAAAATGAAAACGGATACATATAATAAAAGTACAGTATGGTTTCTCTCCACTCCTATCCAAAACTGTACAGTTCCAATATAGTGAACTGTGGCCGCTTATTTAATAAGCGGTCTTTTTTTGCCCTATTTTATAGAGCGCTGGCTTAACAGCTGAGCTTTGCATGAATCTGCGGCATCGGTTCACGCTAGCCGTGGCCAGCAGGGCGACATCTTTTTCAGGCTGATTTAGACAAGAAGAAACGGCTGAGCCGTCCTTTTAGGGACGGTACCGTTTCTCGTAGAAATATAAGACAAATGGATAAACGCTCAGCTTATAAATTCTTATATTTCAAAAAAGCCGGGCGCTTGCCCGGCCTTGCTTTAAGCGTTATACGTATACTGTGTAATCATGCCGCTGCAGCAGCACTTTGGCGCGTTCCATATCGCTCTCCTGGCGGAAAGACAGGCGCATAATGCCCGGAACGTCCTCCCGGCTCTCAATAATCTGCACATTGCTCAGGTTGATGCCCTGATCACCCAGCTCCGTTGCGATTCGTCCGATAATGCCGGGATGATCGGGAACGTCGATATGCAGATCGAACAGCGGGGTAATCATGCCCTTGCGCCGGTCAGGGAGCTTGCTGCGGAATCCGCCCGCTTCCTGGAACGCTTGCTCGATCCCTGCTCCGTCTTCGTTCTCCAGCAACTCCACAAAAGCGGAAATCTCTTCGTTCCAGTCCTTCAGCAGCTCCAGCATAACCGAGCGGTTATTCAGCAAAATATCCCGCCAAATAACGGGTTCGCTCGACGCAATCCGCGTAATATCACGGAATCCTCCCGCAGCCAGCGTGCTGTACAGTGAATCGGAAGAGTCGTACCCGTGAACCTGATTCACGAGCGCTACGGCGATAATATGAGGCAAATGGCTGATCGCTCCGACAATCTCATCATGCCGCTGGGGCTCCAGCCGAACAATCTGCGCTCTCGTATGTACCAGCAGCGTCTTAAGGGCCTCGTACGCCTCTTCCGGGATATCCGGGGGCGGAGTAAGCACATAATAGGCATTCTCGAAGAGCAGCGATGAGGCTGCCTCCACACCGGAGCGCTCCGAGCCAGCCATCGGATGACCGCCGATAAAATAGACGTCAGGCAGGTCAATCGAAGCCGCGCAGGCGGCAATGCTCGCTTTGGTGCTGCCCACATCCGTAATAATGCAGCCCTTCTTAAGCGGCAATTTGCTCAGCCTGAGCAGATAATCTTCCAGCATCCCAACCGGGACGCACAAAAATATAAAATCCGCGTCCAGCGCCGCCACTTCAAATGACAGCGTCGCGCTGTCGACAACGCCTCTGCTTACATATTTGGCAGCCGACTCCGGGCGATGGGCGTGCCCCACCACGTGCAGCCCTTCTCTGCCCTTAAAGCACAGAGCCAGGGAACCGCCGATCAGCCCGACGCCGAATATTGCAATCTTAGTCGTCATGTCTTTAAACAACTCGCCTTCTGTAAATTCCTTATGCAGTCCGTGCTATACCAGAACTCCCTGCTCTTTAAGCGCGGCTTCCAATACCTCGATAAAGACCTGGTTCTGCTCCTGCGAGCCGATGGTAGCCCGGATGTAGGTAGGATAAAGGCGGTGTCCGGCTCTCACGATAACGCCTTTGCGGAGCAGCAGCTCGAAAATGTCAAACGCAGACACACGGACATCAACCATAATGAAGTTCCCGTGCGCCGGGAAGTATTCCAGCCCAAGACGCCCAAATTCACCCTCAAGCTGAACCCGTCCGGCGCTGTTTAAGCGGCGGCATTCATCCACATAATCCTGGTCTCCCAGAGCGGCAATCGCGGCAGCCTGCGCAAGACGGGAAGTGTTGAAAGGTTCGCGCACCTGATTAATGAGCGTAATAATTTCGGGTCTGGCAACCCCGTATCCGATCCGCAGCGCCGCTAGCCCGTATATCTTGGAGAAGGTGCGCAGCACGACAAGGTTGGGATAGCGGTCCAGCAGCTTGATACCGTCGGAGTAGGACGGGTCGGTCACATACTCAAAATAGGCTTCGTCGAGCACAACCATTACATGGTCCGGGACCGCATCCAGGAAGGCCGTCAGCGCCGATCCGGATACGATCGTACCCGTTGGATTATTCGGGTTGCAGACCCAGATCACTTTGGTCTTGCCCGTAATTCGGGCGAGCATTCCATCCAAATCGTGAGTGCCTTGAACCAGCGGCACTTCGATGCTCACCGCGCCTTCGATATCCGCGTTGCTCTTATAGACGGAGAAGGTCTGGTCGGCCATAATCGTCTCGTCGCCAGGCAGGAAGAAGGCGCGGGCGATAAGCGCAATAATCTCGTCCGAGCCGCAGCCGAAAATGATATTGTCGCTGCTTACCCCCAAATGAGCGGCGAGGGAGGCGGTTAATTCGGCGGCGGAGCCGTCGGGATACAGGCTGAGATTGTCCAGTTCCGCCTGAATGGCGGCTTTTGTGCTTGGTGAAGAGCCATACGGATTCTCATTGGAGGCCAGCTTAATAACCTCATCAAGACCGTACTCCTTCTTCACTTCTTCTATAGGCTTGCCGGGCTTGTAGACCGGAAGGCCAACGATATGGGGTTTCGGCTTCATGAACGATCCTCTCTCTCGGTAATAATCTGTCGGTGCAAGAAGAAACGGCTTCACCGTCCTCGCAGGAGGAGGGCATCCGTTTCTCGTAGAAATATAAGACCAAACGATAGGCGCGAAGCTTATAAAGTCTTATATTTTTTAAAAAACTATGGTCTTAATTGTGCCACAAAATCACGGATTTGCAACAGGCCATCAGCGCGCTTCGCCGGATCTTCGAGAAGAATAATCACTTCCTCAATCTTGCGTACGATCGCGCTCCCGACCACTACGCCGTCGCAGATTTTGGCGAATCTGGCAACCTGCTCGGGAGTCGAGATGCCGAATCCGACGGCTACCGGAAGATCGGTCGCCTGACGGACGGATTCAATGAACCGGTCCACGTCTTCATGGAAAGATGAACGTTCCCCTGTCACTCCAAGCGAGGATACGCAGTATACGAATCCGCTCGCGCCGGAAACGATCTTCGCGATGCGCTCGCTGGAGGTCGGCGCGACAAGAGGAACCAGGTTAATGCCCGCATCACGGCTGCGGGAGCGCATTTCCTCCCCCTCCTCGACCGGCAAATCCGGAATGATCAACCCGCTGATCTCATGCCGGTTCAATTCAGCAAAAAACGTATCAAGTCCCATTTGTAGCACGGGATTATAGTAAGTAAAGAGAATAAACGGCAGCTTGCTTCCGGCTTCACGCGCCTTGAGCGCCGCTTCCATGCAGGTCCGCAGGTGTATATTCCCTCGCAGCGCCCGCGATGATGCGCGCTGGATCACCGGGCCGTCCGCCAAAGGATCGGAGTAAGGAACGCCAAGCTCAACAATGTCCGCTCCGGCCGCTTCCAGTTCGGCAATAATGGCCAGGCTCGTCTCCAGATCGGGATCGCCTATGGTCAGAAACGGAATCAGCGCTGCCCGTCCCTGCTCCTTTAGCCGCCGGAAAGTTACATCCATGCGGTTCGTCGTTTCGGTCGTCATTTCAGCCCTTCTCCTTCCGTATAAGCCATAATCGATTCCACATCTTTGTCGCCCCGGCCTGATAGACAGATGACAATGATATCGTCCTTGGAGAGAGTTGGCGCAATCTTCGCAACCTGTGCCACGGCATGAGCCGATTCCAGGGCGGGAATAATGCCTTCGGTCACGCACAGCAGCTTAAGAGCATCGAGCGCTTCCTGATCCGTAATGGGGACATATTTAACGCGCTCGATATCTTTCAGATAGGAATGCTCCGGTCCGACTCCGGGATAATCGAGCCCTGCCGAGATGGAATGGGCCTCAATAACCTGGCCGTATTGATCCTGAAGCAGATAGCTCATCGAGCCCTGGAACACGCCGTGGCTTCCTTTGCTCATCGTTGCCGCATGATAAGGCGTGTCGACCCCTTTGCCTGCGGCTTCAACGCCGACCATATCCACGGTCTCGTCTTCAAGGAAAGGATAGAACATGCCGATGGCATTGCTGCCGCCGCCGACTGCGGCCACCAGCAGATCCGGTAGTCTTCCTTCGGCCTCCAGTATTTGCCGCCGCGTCTCGTCTCCGATCACCCGCTGGAAATTGCGGACCATCATCGGGTACGGATGCGGACCGACCGCAGAGCCGAGAACGTAGAAAGTATCGTTTACGTTGCTGACCCAGTAGCGCAGCGCCTCGTTGCCGGCGTCCTTAAGCGTCCGTGATCCGGATGTAACGGGAATAACCTCGGCGCCCAACAGCTTCATCCGAAATACGTTAAGCTGCTGGCGGCGGGTATCCTCCTCGCCCATGAATACCTTGCATTCCATCCCCAGCAGCGCGGCGACCGTTGCGGTTGCGACGCCGTGCTGGCCTGCCCCCGTCTCGGCAATGACCTTCTTCTTGCCCATCATTTTCGCGAGAATGGCCTGGCCGATCGCGTTATTGATCTTATGGGCTCCGGTATGGTTCAGGTCCTCGCGCTTCAGATATATTTTCGCCCCGCCCAGCTGCGCGCTGAGCCGTTCGGCGTAGTACAGCGGTGTCTCGCGTCCGGAATACTGCTTAAGCAAATAATCGACCTGCTCCTGAAACTTCGGATCGGCCGAGAACTTATTATAAGCCTCCTCCAGCTCGATCAATGCATTCATTAAGGTTTCGGGTACGAAGCGTCCCCCGAAAGCTCCGAAACGTCCATGCCGGTCCGGCACCTGTATCATGATTGCTTCACCCTTTCCACAAAAGCTGTGATTTTGGCTATATCTTTCACTCCGTCACTTTCCACGCCGCTTGATACGTCGACCCCATCCGACTCGTAAGCCGTCAGCAGCTCGCCGACATTGTCCGGTGTAAGTCCCCCTGCCACATACAGCGATACACCAATCGCTCTCGCCCGCTCGCGGTAATCCGGGATTTGTTCCCAGGCGAAGGTCCGTCCTGATCCGCCGCGCTGCGCGGGGTCATACGTATCGAGCAGAACCGCGTCAATCGTTCCGGCGTAGCTTTCAAGCGCAAGTTCATCGTCCACCTCGCTGCCTTGAGCCCCCACAGATAGAGCCTTCCATACCTGAACGCCCGGAAAGGCTTCTTTGACCTCCCGGCAAAATGCCGGACTTTCGGTTCCGTGAAGTTGGATAACGCCGAGCGGCGCGGCGGAAAGAATTTTATATAATTCATCCATACCCGGGTCGACAAAAACCCCGGCGGCAATAGGAGCTTGGCCCGTTCTCCAATCAGCCAGAACGGATATCAGACGCGAAGCCTGCTCCGGCGGCACCTTCCTGCGGCTCGGAGCAAAGACAAGGCCGATATAATCAACCGGCAAGTGTACCATAGATTTTAGCACTTCAACGTCCTGAAGTCCACAGATTTTTACTTTTGCCTCAGCCATTGCGCACATGATCCTTGCCCCGCAGAACAGGGCCGAGCAGCTTGCCGACGGCCTTCTCCACATCCTGCTGTCTCATAAAATATTCTCCAACCAGCACTCCTTCAGCCCCGGTCGTCTGCAGGTAAGCGATATCCTCCGGCCCTGCGATTCCGCTCTCGCTGATCAGGGGAACCCCTTTCGGAGCGAGCGCCGCAAGCTCGGCTGTCGTAGCCAGCGCGGTCTCGAATGTGCGCAGGTTGCGGTTATTGATGCCAAGCAGCACATGGGGAAGCTCAGCTCTGCCCGTATCCAGCACGGCCTCCAATTCGCCGCGGTCATGGACCTCAATCAGTACGTCAAGTCCGAGTCCGGCTGCCGTGTCCGAGAGAGAGGAAAGCGCCGCCGGCGTCAGAATGGCCGCGATCAGCAGCACAGCGTCTGCGCCTAGCAGCCGCGCTTCATAGATTTGCTTCTCGTCGATGATAAAGTCCTTGCGCAGGAGCGGCAGAGCCACCGCTTCACGGACTTGCCGCAAATATTCGCCGCTGCCCTGAAAATACTGGCTGTCGGTCAGAACGGAGAGGCAGTCCGCTCCGCCAGCCTCATAAGCCTTGGCAATCTGCACCGGATCGAAATCCGCGCGGATCAGCCCCTTGGAGGGGGATGCCTTCTTCACCTCGGCGATCAGCCCCATATCACGCTTCCGCCCGAGTGTAAGCGCCTTGCGGAAACCGCGCGTCTCCGGCAGGCTTGAGATTTGCGCTTCCGCTTCAGAGAGGGAAAAGGACCTAGCGAGCAGTTCAACCTCTTTTATCTTCGTGGCTACGATTTTATCTAGATACATGTTTTAGCTCCTCCGTTATGGCGATAAGCTGCTCCAGCTTGCGGGCCGCTGCGCCCGAATCAATCGTTTCCGCCGCCTTCCGTACACCTTCGGCAAGCGTATCGGCGAGACCGGCGACATAGATGCAGGCTCCCGAATTGGCAAGCACGATATCCCGGTACGCCGTCTTCGCGCCGTCCAGCACCTCGTGGATAATGGCCGCATTCTCTGCGGGGCCACCGCCTAGAATGGCTTCTAGTGGGTGGCGGGAAAGCCCCAGCTCTTCCGGGGTAATGTCATAGGTCGTAACCTCGCCATCCCGCAGCTCCGCAACGGCGGTCGGTCCCGAAATACTGATCTCGTCAAGACCTTCGTAACTGCTGACCACAAGTGCGCGCTTCAGACCCAGCTCCTTCAGGACCGTAGCGAGCGTCTCCGTCTTCTCCTTGTCGTATACCCCTAGAAGCTGCCGGTCCGCTCTGGCCGGGTTCGTCAGCGGGCCAAGCACGTTGAACACCGTCCGCACGCCCAGTTCCTTGCGAGGACCTGCCGCATGCTTCATGGACGGATGGTAGAGCTGCGCGAAGAGGAAGCAGATGCCGAGTTCGTCCAGACAACGCTTGGCCTGCTCCGCATCCAGATGAATGTTAACGCCGAGAGCTTCCAGTACATCGGCGCTGCCCGTTCTGCCGGAAGCGGAGCGATTGCCGTGTTTGGCGACGCGCACCGAAGCGGCGGCGGCAATAATGGCGGAAGTGGTGGAGATATTGGTCTTGTGGATACCCGATCCGCCCGTTCCGCAGGTGTCCAACAGCCGCGAGTTTTCCGTCGCAACCGTGGTGCCGTAGCCCTTCATCGCTTCCGCGAAGCCGGTTATTTCCTCCACCGTTTCCCCCTTTATCCGCAGAGCGGTAAGCAGGGAGCCGATTTGGGCTTGCGTTGCCGCTCCTTCCATAATCGCGCCCATGATATCCCGCGCTTGCTCCCGGGTTAAATTGTTGCCTTCGATCAATCCGGCGATTCCGGACTGAATCAAAAGATTGGCATTGCTGTTCATCCTTTTTTCTCCTCCCGCTTATATTGGATTATTGCCCGCTCCAAGCGCTTCCCTCGCTCTTTGCGTCAAGGAGTGTACTCATACATATAATCCTGATTGATGCTGCCGCCGGTTGTCGCTTTTGCCGGGAACATCGCCTCTGCCATCCGAATCGCTTTCAGCATGCCCTTCGCCTTGTTTACGGTCTCCTCATATTCCTTCTCCGGCACCGAATCCCATACAATACCCGCCCCTGCCTGGACATAAGCCCGGCCTTTGCGGAAAATAATCGTCCGAATCGTAATGCAGGAATCCATATTTCCGGAGAAGCCAAGATAACCGATTGCTCCCGCATACGCTCCCCTTGCCTCACGCTCAAGCTCGGCGATAATCTCCATCGCCCGCAGCTTCGGCGCTCCGGATACAGTACCCGCCGGCAGGCAGGAGAGGAATGCGTCGAAAAAGTCTTTATCCTCGCGAAGCGAGCCCGATACATTCGACACCATATGCATAACATGGGAGTATTTCTCGATTTCCATGAAAGAATCGCATTTGACGGTTCCGAACCTCGACACCCGGCCAAGATCGTTGCGGCCAAGATCGACGAGCATCAGGTGCTCGGCTCTCTCTTTTTCATCCTCCAGCAGTTCTGCCGCCAGCGCGCGGTCCCGCGCCTCGTTCTCGCCTCTGGGTCTTGTTCCGGCAATCGGGCGGGTCTCCACATGATCACCGTCCACCTTCACCAGCGCCTCCGGCGATGTTCCGACGATGATCTCCTCATCCATTTTGAGATAATACATGTACGGGGACGGGTTCAATGTGCGCAGCAGCCGGTACACATGGAGCGGAGACACCTCGGTATTGATATGAAACCGCTGGGACAGCACCACCTGAAAAATATCGCCTGCCCGAATGTACTCCTTGGCCTGCTCCACATTATCGATAAACTGTTCCTTCGTCAGGTTGGAGTGAATGTCTCCAAGCTCGATATCCTGCGGGATGCTCCGACGGTTCATGTTTTCCTTCGGGGATTCTTTGTACAGCTCCTCCGCCATTTCTTCCAGCTTGCTGTTCAGCTTCTCGTAGTTCGCCCGGATATCGGAATCCGTATCGCCGTCCTTGACATGCAGGTTGCCGACCAGCAGAATCTGCTGTTTGACATGGTCGAACACGATAATCCGGTCGCAGAACATGAAGCGGATATCATCCATATTCAAATCGTCGTTGGCATGAGCCGGCAGCTTCTCGTAATACTGAAGCAGATCATACCCGAAGAATCCGATCGCCCCGCCGGTAAACGGCGGCATTTCCGCAAGCTTAGGGCTGCGGTACGAACGCAGAAGGGCCTTCAGCTCTTCGATCGGCTTGCCTTTCAGTTGTCTGTTCTCGCCGCCGATTTCCACGTTGATCGCGCCCTTTTTGCCGGAGATAAGCAGAAACGGATCGCTGCCGATGAACGAATACCGGGCCCATTGGATGCCGCCCTCCACGCTTTCCAGCAGAAAGGCATTCTTCCGTCCGGCGAACCGCTGGAATATCCGGATCGGGGTTTCCATATCGGCCAGCAGCCGCTTGACTACGGGAATCAGATTATACTGCCGCGAGAGCGACACCACTTGTTCTACATTGGGACTAGTCATTTGTCGTTCCTCCTTGGACTTAGAAAGGGTTAGCACATCATACGTCACCCGGGTCTTTAGCTTCGAAAACAGGGCCTAAAATGCAGAAAAACCTCCACCGAAGTAGAGGTTATATTAAACAAGCGTATATAAGAGCGGGATTCCGGCTTCCAGGAAATGCAATGGCTCCACGGCGGATCATTCATGAAGAAAACTCCGCACATCAGAACAACGCAAATGCGATTTCGGAAAAAGACGCTACCCACATATAAGGGCGATAAAGTTCGGAATATACATAAGCGGGCGACAATCCATCATCAGATATCCATGCACGTGTAAGCCTGCTAATCCGCAGTCCCTGTACCTGCATATCTCGCGCCTTGTATGTACCCTAAAAATCCCTTACACTCTGCTCTTCTCAGCTCATCTAAACTCAGTCTTGGCTCTGCTTCACTCGTCTGTTTACACTATACATGATACCAACGCTTATTGACAACCCCTGGACAACTTTATGATGTGGGAGACTTGCATCACTGTTTAAAGCGTTCCCTTGGCAAGGACTTGGTAAACTGTCATTTACCTTCCAGATAATCGCGCTATTTGCTTTCGGATAAATCGGGACGAAGCTTCTGCGCCTCGTTCAGGTATACATGGCGGATTTCACGCTGACTCTTGTCCGTGTTGACCTGCACCATCAGGCGAATGCATTTCGGCAGGCTGCCCTTAACCGGAATTTCAGTCGCGCACATAAGGGGCACCAGTTCCCAGCCCTCGATTTCCCGAATAGCGCGAGCCGGAAAAGTCGCATCCAGATCGGTCGTCATCGTGATCCACACACTGCAAATATCTTCGGCAATAATGTCATTGCGCTCAACCATTTCCCGCAGCAGCAGGACGGTTTCCCGCAGTATTTCCGCTTCGTCGTTGCGAGTGACGGTTGTCGCTCCGCGAATGCCACGGTTTACCATGGGCTTCCCTCCTTCTTTAGCTGCCTGATAACCTCGCGTACCGCGGACTCCTCGATACCGTCAACAATGCTGACGGCTCCAATTTCGTCGGGAACGATGAACGTTATCCGGCCTTCCTTGAATTTCTTGTCATGCATCATCGCTTCGATGATGTCTTCCTCGCCGTATTCCGCCGGCAATCTGGTCGGAAGCTCCAGGGCAGCAAGCAAGGAAACCGTCTCTTCGTAAAGAGAACGGGAACGCCCCAGCTTAGCGGCCAGAAGCGCCGAGCCCACCATTCCGATGGAGATGGCTTCGCCGTGCAGGAAGGTTCCATAACCGCCCACCGCTTCTACGGCATGTCCAATCGTATGGCCCAGGTTCAGGATGGCACGCAGCCCATGCTCTCTTTCATCCTCACCCACGACGTCCGCCTTGATCGCGCAGCCGCGCTCCAGCGCATAGCCCAGCGCCTCCGGCTCCAGAGCGAGCAGTTCGGACGCATGGTCCCGGCACCAGTAGGCGAACTCGCGGTCCAAGATAAGACCGTGCTTG is a genomic window of Paenibacillus durus ATCC 35681 containing:
- a CDS encoding phosphoribosylanthranilate isomerase, producing the protein MAEAKVKICGLQDVEVLKSMVHLPVDYIGLVFAPSRRKVPPEQASRLISVLADWRTGQAPIAAGVFVDPGMDELYKILSAAPLGVIQLHGTESPAFCREVKEAFPGVQVWKALSVGAQGSEVDDELALESYAGTIDAVLLDTYDPAQRGGSGRTFAWEQIPDYRERARAIGVSLYVAGGLTPDNVGELLTAYESDGVDVSSGVESDGVKDIAKITAFVERVKQS
- the trpC gene encoding indole-3-glycerol phosphate synthase TrpC: MYLDKIVATKIKEVELLARSFSLSEAEAQISSLPETRGFRKALTLGRKRDMGLIAEVKKASPSKGLIRADFDPVQIAKAYEAGGADCLSVLTDSQYFQGSGEYLRQVREAVALPLLRKDFIIDEKQIYEARLLGADAVLLIAAILTPAALSSLSDTAAGLGLDVLIEVHDRGELEAVLDTGRAELPHVLLGINNRNLRTFETALATTAELAALAPKGVPLISESGIAGPEDIAYLQTTGAEGVLVGEYFMRQQDVEKAVGKLLGPVLRGKDHVRNG
- the trpD gene encoding anthranilate phosphoribosyltransferase, encoding MNSNANLLIQSGIAGLIEGNNLTREQARDIMGAIMEGAATQAQIGSLLTALRIKGETVEEITGFAEAMKGYGTTVATENSRLLDTCGTGGSGIHKTNISTTSAIIAAAASVRVAKHGNRSASGRTGSADVLEALGVNIHLDAEQAKRCLDELGICFLFAQLYHPSMKHAAGPRKELGVRTVFNVLGPLTNPARADRQLLGVYDKEKTETLATVLKELGLKRALVVSSYEGLDEISISGPTAVAELRDGEVTTYDITPEELGLSRHPLEAILGGGPAENAAIIHEVLDGAKTAYRDIVLANSGACIYVAGLADTLAEGVRKAAETIDSGAAARKLEQLIAITEELKHVSR
- the trpE gene encoding anthranilate synthase component I: MTSPNVEQVVSLSRQYNLIPVVKRLLADMETPIRIFQRFAGRKNAFLLESVEGGIQWARYSFIGSDPFLLISGKKGAINVEIGGENRQLKGKPIEELKALLRSYRSPKLAEMPPFTGGAIGFFGYDLLQYYEKLPAHANDDLNMDDIRFMFCDRIIVFDHVKQQILLVGNLHVKDGDTDSDIRANYEKLNSKLEEMAEELYKESPKENMNRRSIPQDIELGDIHSNLTKEQFIDNVEQAKEYIRAGDIFQVVLSQRFHINTEVSPLHVYRLLRTLNPSPYMYYLKMDEEIIVGTSPEALVKVDGDHVETRPIAGTRPRGENEARDRALAAELLEDEKERAEHLMLVDLGRNDLGRVSRFGTVKCDSFMEIEKYSHVMHMVSNVSGSLREDKDFFDAFLSCLPAGTVSGAPKLRAMEIIAELEREARGAYAGAIGYLGFSGNMDSCITIRTIIFRKGRAYVQAGAGIVWDSVPEKEYEETVNKAKGMLKAIRMAEAMFPAKATTGGSINQDYMYEYTP
- the aroH gene encoding chorismate mutase encodes the protein MVNRGIRGATTVTRNDEAEILRETVLLLREMVERNDIIAEDICSVWITMTTDLDATFPARAIREIEGWELVPLMCATEIPVKGSLPKCIRLMVQVNTDKSQREIRHVYLNEAQKLRPDLSESK